In Saccopteryx bilineata isolate mSacBil1 chromosome X, mSacBil1_pri_phased_curated, whole genome shotgun sequence, the genomic window ACTGAAGTCACACTATAATGCTGTCTTTGAAGTCCATGCCATGAGCCTCTGTCTAAATAGAAAAACCTTATACTCTGATCGTTTGAGCATATTAGTAACTAAATCCTCCTGGATGGGTCCAAGATGGAGCAGCTTTCGACTGCACAGTGTTATAGGGAGGAAGGTCCAGTGTCCGGTACAGCCTCAACAGAGTTCTTCTAGACCGTTAAACTTGATAGCCCTCCTAAATCATTAGTTTCTACCTGTTGCTTGTTGTAGAACTAAAATAGACAAATGCTCTTTTATGCAGAATAGGTCAGGACTAAGATTTTGAAGTTGAAAGCCTTTGGGATCTTTCAATAatcattttcatttgatttttagtGTAAAGCGCCATCAGTCACTCACCTCTGATACAAAACACAGAACCTTTGCACACGGCTCTAGCCATCTGTTCCAATTGCAGTCCTTAAGGGCACTTTTCACACAGGTGGTATGATACTATATGGGAACAGCTTCTTACTCGGTACACTTCACTTGTGCTCTGACTCGTTAGTTGCAAAAGCACCCATCATTCCTGCATGATGTGGTGATCTGCATACTTGACTCAATGACATATTTTCTATCAAGTCCCTTCCCTTAAACATGGAAGGACAGGAAGCATCCCTCCTTAGGCTGGACCCTTAGCATTGATATTACATCCCTTTGCCTAAATGACCTGAagtgtttgttgttttgtgttttgttttgttttggtgggaAGTATTTTGTACTGACAATGCAGCTTGCAAATAATATGGTTGGTACTATTTTCCTACTTGGttcttttgaaatattcccttttTAATGAATTGTACATTTCACTCATTCTGTAGGTCCAAATCCTCCCAAAAAGCAAGCCGGTTCCAAATACCATGTGAGACCTCGTTTTGAGCCTGTACATTTTGTAGCTAGTAGTTCAAAAGATGAAAGGCAGGAAGATCCTTATGGCCCTCgtacaaaagagataaaagaacaAGCGCGTTTTGCCCGCATGCGGAGAGACATCTACCAAGATTATACTCAAGACTCTTTTAGCATCCAAGATGGGAATTCTCAGTATTGTGATTCATCGGGATTTATTTTCACAAAAGACCAGCCTGTAACAGCCGCCATGTATTCTGACAGTGGGAAGCCTGCCCCAAGCAGCACAGCGAAGCAGGCAAACTCGCAGCCGAAGCAGGCAAACTCGCAGTCAGCTCGTGAGCCTTCGTCGTCACAGACATTTCCTGAGTCAGTGGTGGCTGAGAAGCGGTATTTCATTGAGAAGTTAGCAGCGACTATCTGGAACAACCTTTCTAATCCAGAGATGACCTCTGGGTCTGACAAAATCAATTATACATACATGTTAACTCGTTGTATTCAGGCATGTAAGACAAATCCTGAGTATATATATGCTCCTTTAAAAGAAATCCCTCCTGCTGacatccccaaaaataaaaaacttctaacAGATGGTTACGCTTGTGAAGTTAGATGCCAAAATATCTACTTAACCACAGGTTATGCTGGCAGCAAGAATGGGTCCAGGGATCGGGCCACTGAGCTAGCTGTAAAACTCTTGCAGAAACGTATTGAAGTTAGGGTTATCCGACGGAAATTCAAGCACACAATTGGCGAGGACCTTGTGGTGTGCCAGGTTGGTGTGCATTTGTATGAATTTCCTCCAGCTCTGAAACCACCCGAAGAGCTGGTGGTGCTGGCTAAAGATGCCTCAGGGCAGCCAATTTTTAATGCTTCTGCCAAACACTGGACCAATTTTGTCCTTACAGAAAATGCAAATGATGCAATTGGTATCCTTAACAATTCTGCCTCATTCAACAAAATGTCAGTTGAATACAAATATGAGATGATGCCAAATCGCACATGGCGTTGTCGAGTATTTTTGCAGGATCACTGCTTAGCTGAAggttatggaaccaaaaaaacaagtaaacatgCAGCTGCTGATGAGGCTTTGAAAATCCTTCAGAAAACACAACCCACTTACCCATCTGTCAAAAGTTCACAGTGCCATACAGGCTCTTCCTCTAGGGGATCTGGCAAGAAGAAAGATATAAAGGATCTTGTCGTTTATGAGAATTCTTCAAATCCTGTGTGCACGCTGAATGACACAGCTCAGTTTAACCGGATGACGGTTGAATACGTCTATGAGAGAATGACAGGCCTCCGATGGAAATGCAAGGTGATCCTAGAGAGTGAAGTGATCGCAGAAGCCATCGGAGTGAAGAAAACCGTCAAATACGAAGCTGCTGGTGAAGCTGTGAAAACCCTCAAAAAGACCCAGCCGACCGTCATTAACAACCTGAAGAAGGGCACTGTTGAAGATGTGATTTCAAGAAATGAAATTCAGGGCCGCTCCGCAGAGGAGGCTTACAAACAACAAATCAGAGAAGATAACATAGGGAACCAGCTGCTGAGAAAGATGGGCTGGACGGGTGGTGGTTTAGGTAAATCTGGCGAGGGCATTCGGGAGCCAATCTCTGTCAAAGAGCAGCATAAGCGGGAAGGGCTTGGGCTTGATGTAGAAAGGGTAAATAAAATTGCCAAGAGAGATATAGAACAGATCATCAGAAACTACGCCCGCTCCGATAGCCACACGGATTTGACTTTCTCTACAGAGCTGACTAACGACGAGCGGAAACAGATCCATCAGATCGCCCAGAAGTACGGGCTTAAGAGTAAGTCTCATGGGGTGGGCCACGACAGGTACCTGGTGGTGGGTAGGAAAAGACGGAAGGAAGACCTGCTAGATCAGCTCAAGCAGGAGGGCCAGGTGGGGCATTACGAGCTTGTGATGCCTCAAGCGAATTGAGGTCTTActaatttattttgtgaatgcCTAATGAGGCATATCTGTGAATTAAAGAAATGTTCCATGTTCCAGTTGCAGAGTATAATTCGTTCTTAAGATATTTCACCTTGTTCATTTCATATAGTGTGCTTTTATTAGATACTGGAACCTGAAAAATTCTGTCCACTTGTATTAGCTTAAGCCAGCAGATGCTATTGTGCACTTACCATTTGTGTCTTTGATATTGCTGTGTCCCTCAGATTTTAGTAGTCTGTACAAAGCCAGAACGCACATCCAAATGGGATTTCACCCTGAGAAAGAAATTCCCCTTTTAAAGGGCATAGCACAGCAGTCTGCAACAATATGTGAAGTCGATATTAACCTACAGTAAAACTACAGTCTTAATTCCAGACTTAAAATGTCAGATCAGTTTGTATTATCTATTTTCATCTTTGTGTGAAGCCAGTTATAGAATGTTTAACAGTAAATTGTGCTGTACATGTAAATGTCCTTATCAACTAAATGATGTAAAACTTTCTTAATGTAATTTTggtgttcatttatttataacttcTACCGTGTGGTTTTCAGAATATTGGAAGTGATTTACTGTACCTTGTGATATGTCAGTTTTAACAAATTCTAGTCTTCATGCTGAGAGAGCACTTGAAACCCTTCAGACACTTTGGCTTAAGCTGAAGAAAGGAGCTGGAGCTGCTTGTTCTTGGTGCCTTGCAGAGAGTCTCACAGCAGCCCTCCATTAGCTTTCAGCCGGTTGGATGCGGCCAGTGCTGGGGCAGAGCTGGGCAAAGACCGAAGAGACTGGTGCTTTGATGAAAAGGTCAGTTGGCTGGTTTCTCTCTCAAAAAGCTTATTAGGCTCCAAAAGCCAACTTTGTAACATATTTAAAACGGCTATTTTCGCTTATTTCTGgaatgtaaaaaagaaagtatataaaaAGAGTTAGTGTGTGCTTCCTGAATAAAAAGGAGCCGAAGTTGATCAAAATGGTGGTGTGCTTATTTCTGGGCAGCAGCCTAGTGGCGGCACTTTGGGCCTCTGGAGAGGGGAAGCGGTGTTCGCACACAGCGTTTCAGCGCCAGAGCACGTGTGGATGGACACAACGAGCAGATAGGAACAGGCAGCCGGTCGCCCGCATGTTATTCGTATGGACCAACATGCTGTCTGCAACCAAATCTCAGGCTGTTTAATTTtatgtgattttgtttttgtgtctCAGATAAACCAAGTATTAATATTCACACTTAATATTCATAACTGAATATTAACATTGAGAGTTGAACACCTCCGATGAAATGATTGGTTGTTTCCAGTGTCTTAAAACATTTAGCGTCACGCTTGACATGTAACTGGCCCACAGTGAACAGAaatttcctttcccctcttttttatatctttatattaagCTATCCATTGTAGTTaagtcagtattttaaaaaatatgaaggcCTTAACTTTTATACCCGGATCTCCGTACCTTTTAGTCAGCTGCAATGATTAGGACAGCGATACTTGCTTTCCACTGTCTTCCTAGAGCGCGGCCTTTCCTCGTGGGTAGGAAGAGACTGAGGTCTACGTTTTATTTAGCACTTAATGTTTTAACAGTGGCAGAGGGAACTAAGCTAAAATGTTTATAGATTTTGTAAGACTCATACCAACCCTGAGAAGCTATGGTTCAGTGAGTGAGTTAGGAAAGTCACCCTTCTATTCTCTTGAGTAAGAGTCGCTTTGGGGATTAAAGACTGTGAGAACTCATTTCTCTCgacatttctttcctcttcccaaaattatttttctggggGGAGGACTAGGGGAATGTTACATATAAATCTGGTTTATTTAGATAAGTTCAACAGGACAGAATATTAATGTGGTTATAGTTAAGGTTCCCAAGTAATTGGGCCAAGAATATTTTTGGTTCTGGATTTGAGAGCCCAGATGCCCCAACTTCTTAGATCAGCTTTGGGATCGATGTGGGAACAGGGTGAAGTCACTGACCTCTGATTGAAAACCAAGTATGCTGAGAAGTAATTTTGGCAAGAATGAGCTGCTGAGAACTTTGCTCTTCAATTTTGTGCCCTATTGTTTCCtgtattttccctttctttaaaaCAGTCATATTTAACCTGGTAACCATGCACAGGTACATGAGCAGTTCCATGTTTTGAGTTATTTAAACATGGTATACTAAGGAACTGTTTTcagttatataaatacatattcatGTATATACGTATTTatcattgtatatattatataatttgtatatatataattgagtCATAcagatcttaaatttttttccatccacTGTGActgaaaaatgaatggaaatttcATGCCTTCTGTTGAGATCCTCTTTTTAGTAGTATGTAATGAATCACTTTACTACGGGAAACCCCTTAAGCTGGAGACGGGTCCTAAATAAAGGACCCTAATTACAACCTTTGTTCCTCAtcatccctccttccccccacatCAGCAGTTGCAGATTTGAAGACTCAAGTTTAGATCTATCACTTGAAAAGGAACCTCACATAACCTGTTCTAAATTATATACAGGCAGCCTGTggtatctgtttaaaaaaaagattgtaaaaaaaaagggaaaattatcATTAAACATCAAATTAATGGTTTCTGGTACCTTTTATCATGGTTTACCATGGGCACGATGCTTTAGGAAGTCAGCTTGTTGGTCGAATGTTGTCAAGTTTAAACAGGGTTACCATACAAAGGAGATTGGGAATAGTGTTTCTCAGGAggtgtacaaaagaaaaaatatatctgcATACTCCTGAGcttgccttatttttttaagtatggtTAAGTGTCAATAAGCTACCCAACCACAACAGCATAAAACGGTTCGTGTAAAACTGACATATCAAGCGGAGACCAATTTAATGTTTCTACGGTGACACAGAAATGGACATAACGGAAAACAGTGAGCACATTTAAGGATGTTGGTCCCAGGTGAAACGAACCGATGAATGTGGCGGTCAGCGTAGAATGAACTCCCCCACACTGAGCTTCCTTGAAGTGTCATGTCTTAAAGGACCAATAGGTACATATACcgtaaagacattttatttagtGCCTCCCCAAACAAGTAAAGAGGTGATTTTCCACAAAGTCGTTGTCGTCCTTGTCTATGTAAAAAGCAGGTTGCTTTTCAGAAGACAGAGTTTTATTTAAGCACAACTTGATTGAGGGTACTGTACTCCCAAACTTTACACAGGACTGAAAaccccattttataatggcttGGTACTGTTTGTTTTTAACCCTTTATGTAGTACAAACTTCATGTAGGTATTCGGGccccctgaccatccagagtacgagcgtacatgtgtaaggcaacattaaaaaaaagcaaatgcatGTTTTTCTTGTTCCCATAAGTTGGTTatgaaacaaacatgattttaagttaataaaactgtaactggaactaattttattttttgaaaaaaactcagtaCTCATTGTTAGGATTTTTATAGAAGCGTATGTCAGGATCAACAAGTTAGGTATCAGTCTGAGGGTGCTGTTGAATATCCAGCTTTATTCTCCCCCTTACCACAATTTCATTCCTTTGAGTGATAAGAAATTTGAAGTagctttgttttatttgatttacattctgttaaaatgcttttttttttttttttttttgtattgctggaaacggggagagacagtcagactcccacatgtgcccgaccgggatccacccggcacgcccaccagggggcgacgctctgcccaccagggggcgatgctctgcccctccggggcgtcactctgttgcgaccagagccactcaagcgcctggggcagaggccaaggagccatccccagcgcccggccatctttgctccaatggagcctcggctgcgggaggggaagagagagcgaggaaggagagggggaggggtggagaagcagatgggcgcttctcctgtgtgccctggccgggaatcgaacctgggacttctgcacgccaggccgacgctctaccactgagccaaccggccagggcctaaaatgctttttaaaaaaagcattactACTCAGGACTAAAAGGTCTTCTCCAACAGTATCtattcttttccctctccccaaATCTGTACTTTTGTTTTAACCATGTTTCTTTTAAGGGGGGAAGTGAGTACATATGTGATTCCAATACTACTAAAATTTCATACTGAGCTAAAATATAATTATACCTTGACTacaaaattttaagattatttttatttacaagttttgaaaaatgtacatttttttttttttacatgggttACCTGTGTAAAGTTAGATTTAGAAGAGTGGTAAATGCACAAAAGGTGACAATGGAACATTTAGACAAAACATTTACAAGCCTTGTCCCACACTGCTACTTAAAGGTACTGTCTATTCAAAGGTATAAATACCCAAAGAAAGATTGCAAACAATCTGAAGGTTCTTATGATACCAAACGGGAAGAAGAAACTAAAGCATGCAGCATTAACTCAGGATTTGAGTGGAAAATAGTTTGCCACAGATACGCTTCTTTCATTCGGTTAATTAAAACTAAATAGGGGAGGTTACAAATCTGTTCATCTAAGGTAGCACTGCTCCTTTGAAAAGATGTAAGGATCACAAAGCTTTCCTACCTTAAGAAACTAATAATTGTTTCCATTCCTCTGCTCCCACACCTCTTTAGTCAAAATGCTGAAGCCTTCCCGCACAGCTGTCCCTAGGTAGCCATCAGTACAGACAAGCATCAGAGGCTTTAACATGCACGTCAGCAACATCACCTTTTCCCCTCAAATACTTTTATGGCTGCTGGACCCCATGGCTGTGGGACCCGCAGACAAGGCCCACTGTGGTCTGAAACGTAGCGTGGTGTGCCCGGTGAGTATCTTGCCAGGGGAGGATGTGTCAGTGACTACAATTGCTGTACTCCTTTGGCTGAGTCCTTTTAACATGCTTCCTACCAATGAAAACTATCATGTAATTCATACCGGTTAGGTCTTAGAAACATTGCATTTTGAACATTCATCTCTTTAAAATGCATGTTTGAATGGATTTGTTTCCCTGATTTTGATAGGCCCTATTCCAAACATTTGCTTCTAAATCCAATACAAGTGTTTCAGCCAGGGTGAAACACTGCAGCcatcatttcattaaaaataacatcCCGGTCATCAAGCTCTGCAGAAGCACCACTCGTATAACAATTCATTGGAAAAGCTTAGTGTAAAGTACAGCAGCAAAACGCTGCCCTAAAGCTGGCGATGAGCTCCAACAGAAAAGGACTCAGCATTTGCAATGTTTGCACGTAACCCAGGCACAGTACATCTGATCTCATAGAGGGTGTTTTTatgttgaaggagaagctagAAGGGGTAGGAAAAGCTTGGCGAGGGAAGATGAAAACAGCACAATAACTAGTTTGCTTTTAATGAAGTAAATGTAATGACACTGAGGAACAGGAAGATGACAAACATCAATAGATAGTTTCCTTATGCCCAGCCGCCTCTTTCGCTGCCCCCGCGTCAACAGTCACGCCAGCTCTGTTCTACTATCGCAGAAACACGCTTCTCGTATTCCCGCTTGTTCTCCTGGTACAGCTGAGCGGCCTGGCTATTTGCTGGGCTGTTGGGGTTGGGCTCATCCAGTAGAGACTAGAAAGACAATTTGTAAAAGGTCAGTTCCTCcatgcaaaaacaaaagaaacaaaacaaaaaacataagatACTCAATTGAATTGTTGTAAATCATATCTAAATTTGCTCTCAGCACGCTAATCTAGAGTTACATTAATCTGCTAGTAGCTAggcaaatacatatattttctggTGGCTTAGGTCTTAATGACCTACATTTTACCTTAAGTTACAGCTTTCAAAAACAATTCAATTgttaatataaacatataaaaggcCATAGTTTGTCACATGAAGGAAAATTCACCTGTATGGATGTTAAAATAGAAGACACGTCATAAGTTGGACTCCAACGGTTCTGAAGTATGTCCAGACATATACTACCGTCTGCATAGACTAAGGGCAGAGAAGGGTGTTAAACATAATAAAACCATTAAGGCTTTTACAGCAGAATCAAGATAAAGTCAAGAAACCTTTGCTCTTGAGGTTTAGGATCCTAAGCTACTTCGTAGTTAACCTTCCCAAAAAGACATCAGCATTACTAGTGAAATAATCAGGAGAATGTCAAGTGAATCAGTACAGAATGGGAAGATACTTTGGGCTCCTTCTGAAGACTGCCCTATTCTCCAGGAAATCCTAAACATTTTCTGACAGGGTCCGTAGGCACCCACAGACTTGTGAGAAATTCACTCCATCAAATTTGTAAACTGAATCTTCTATATGAAATAACAAAAGATAGCTCTATGCTCACAAGGTTTTGTGTTGGTATGAAGGTAATATCTGATACCCTGGAAAATACTTTATTAACCTGAATAAAAGGCAAGCTCTTCTAGGCTTACTACtgggaaacaaaaaaagaaggaaaggaaatgctAAGTTAGAATCACCTGCAGTGTTTCACAATACACACTGGATACCTGGCCTTCCAGAGTCTGACATGCAGTGGGCCTGGAGTGATGCCAgagcatctttatttttaaaaggttctgTGATAATTCTGATCTGCATCCAAAGTTGAAAACTACTGTCTTAAACACTAGTGAAAAAATTATAACACAAGACTACCTCAATCAGACCTCACATGAGAAGGAAATCTCCAGAGCATCTTTCAAACCAGGATGCTCTCTGATTCCAAAGAAAGGCCAAGTAGCTTTCCTGCTCTAGTTCTCGGACCACAGCCCCAGACAGCAAGAGCGTCCCGGAACAAGTCCAGTTTTCAGGAAACCTCAGATTGCCGAAATATTCGAGTACCACAGACAAATCCATAGGAAATGTGGAATACCTCCCGAATGAACAGGACGTTAAtttaaatactgtattaaaaGTGATACTTGCCATTTGGATGAAACATCTTAGAGACAAATCTGACCGTAGGCGGTTTATTTGGATATTCCTCAGTGAATTCTATTATAAGCTTAAATGTTCCTGTAGTTAGAaaagaaaggttttaaaaaacatagtTATCACTTTGTTCAGGAGCactttgtttttaatacttttaatactATGTGACTTTTTTTCAActcttaaatgaaataatgcaaagATACAGGGAGACTGGGTAAGAACTACATCTCCAGAAATTGCTCTAAAAATTGACAGATGACACACCACCCAAAGatgatgttttttttgttttgttttgtaactaTTCTCCTCTAAACTTAAATACAGCCACCTCAAACTCAAAATTACTACCTGTGGTGTAACTTTAACCACTGTACATTTTGAAGACATCCTTAAAATGACAAGAAACTAGAGCCTAAATTTGGCCTTCTTCCTTCAGAAGACCGGAAGACATCAGGGTCTATTTGCATCAGCTGCCATTATTAAACTCTCCGGAGGTTTTAAAATGGactagaaaggccctggccggttggctcagtggtagagcgtcagcctggtgtgcagaagtcccgagttcgattcccggccagggcacacaggagaagcgcccatctgcttctccacccctccccctctccttcctctctgtctctctgttcccctcctgcagccaaggctccattggagcaaagatggcctgggcactggggatggctccttggcctctgccccagacactggagtggctctggtcgcaacagaacgacgccccggaggggcaaagcattgccccctggtgggcagagcgtcgccccctggtgggcgtgccgggtggatcccagtcgggcacatgcgggagtctgtctgactgtctctccccatttccagctccagaaaaatacaaaaaaattaaaaaaaaataaaataaaatggac contains:
- the UBE2A gene encoding ubiquitin-conjugating enzyme E2 A, giving the protein MSTPARRRLMRDFKRLQEDPPAGVSGAPSENNIMVWNAVIFGPEGTPFEDGTFKLIIEFTEEYPNKPPTVRFVSKMFHPNVYADGSICLDILQNRWSPTYDVSSILTSIQSLLDEPNPNSPANSQAAQLYQENKREYEKRVSAIVEQSWRDC
- the NKRF gene encoding NF-kappa-B-repressing factor, giving the protein MAGGRLLLGGDFLSPPPLPPLPPPPLPPLPPPPPPPEPVLEQWRYSHESDWQWALRRSFICRHLHSYPGAALDQLLALSAAWTNHVFLGCRYSPCLMEKILHMAEGIDIGEMPSYDLMLSKPSKGQKRHLSACDGPNPPKKQAGSKYHVRPRFEPVHFVASSSKDERQEDPYGPRTKEIKEQARFARMRRDIYQDYTQDSFSIQDGNSQYCDSSGFIFTKDQPVTAAMYSDSGKPAPSSTAKQANSQPKQANSQSAREPSSSQTFPESVVAEKRYFIEKLAATIWNNLSNPEMTSGSDKINYTYMLTRCIQACKTNPEYIYAPLKEIPPADIPKNKKLLTDGYACEVRCQNIYLTTGYAGSKNGSRDRATELAVKLLQKRIEVRVIRRKFKHTIGEDLVVCQVGVHLYEFPPALKPPEELVVLAKDASGQPIFNASAKHWTNFVLTENANDAIGILNNSASFNKMSVEYKYEMMPNRTWRCRVFLQDHCLAEGYGTKKTSKHAAADEALKILQKTQPTYPSVKSSQCHTGSSSRGSGKKKDIKDLVVYENSSNPVCTLNDTAQFNRMTVEYVYERMTGLRWKCKVILESEVIAEAIGVKKTVKYEAAGEAVKTLKKTQPTVINNLKKGTVEDVISRNEIQGRSAEEAYKQQIREDNIGNQLLRKMGWTGGGLGKSGEGIREPISVKEQHKREGLGLDVERVNKIAKRDIEQIIRNYARSDSHTDLTFSTELTNDERKQIHQIAQKYGLKSKSHGVGHDRYLVVGRKRRKEDLLDQLKQEGQVGHYELVMPQAN